A window of Ignavibacterium sp. contains these coding sequences:
- a CDS encoding YCF48-related protein codes for MKIYCLFSTFLLLLNSISYPQWQWISPIPTGNDLLCTHFFTEDTGFIYSSKGEIFKTTDGGANWNLVEKNLEKAAVINIKYLNQNTGYMLTREKLFKTTDRGNSWFELNTSNHSGFNGIYFLDIGNFWIVGDSGLIIHSTNDGLNWSNHSLNTGYKNTTIYFLNDSLGFIGREFYTSLKTTNAGLTWSTVQTSGHMLITKYFFLNSDTGFAIGRQGKIFRTTNKGQDWQNVSPFNTYKFIDAYLTTDSILVLFSNTGEIAKSSDYGNSWIAHSLGNFISDFFSYVDFVNDSIFYIVGINGNIYKTNDAGNSWQKLRKGLEISIHDISFINKDSGWILSSVGEIFKTTDGGSNWIRQISDSSYLALNKLFIVDENIGYAVGQKILKTTNSGNDWTNIYEDGKIYYTCFFLDSAKGLVAGQYGKILITTNGGNNFITINDSGGSPLVSMFFVNENVGFIGGLGTLLKTTDGGFNWINIQVSDNYINGIFFWDASNGCIVSMDKIYKTNDGGHTWVNTYTDSISDWFMDIEFMDEQVGIAVSTGGNILTSNDGGTSWIANKYVTNNLSAMCSSQDSLVWICGPGGKILFSTINQITSVEKDSINYNLSSYKLFQNYPNPFNPRTTITYEINTAGFVKLIIYDLLGREIKTLINEEKMPGKHSIDFISDNLSSGVYFYQLRFNNYIENRKMMLLK; via the coding sequence ATGAAAATTTACTGCTTATTCTCAACATTTCTATTATTACTAAATTCAATATCTTATCCCCAATGGCAATGGATAAGCCCAATTCCAACTGGAAATGATCTTTTGTGTACACATTTTTTTACTGAAGATACTGGTTTTATATATAGCTCTAAAGGTGAAATATTTAAAACAACTGATGGTGGAGCTAATTGGAATTTAGTAGAGAAAAATCTTGAAAAAGCTGCTGTTATAAACATTAAATATTTAAATCAAAATACTGGGTACATGTTAACAAGAGAAAAATTATTCAAAACAACTGATAGAGGAAATTCTTGGTTTGAATTAAATACTTCTAATCATTCAGGATTTAATGGAATCTATTTTTTAGATATAGGAAATTTTTGGATTGTTGGTGATAGTGGTTTAATTATTCATTCAACAAATGATGGTCTAAATTGGTCTAATCATTCATTAAACACTGGATATAAAAATACAACAATTTATTTTTTAAATGATTCATTGGGTTTTATTGGAAGAGAATTTTATACTAGTCTAAAAACTACTAATGCCGGATTAACCTGGAGCACCGTTCAAACTTCCGGTCATATGCTGATAACCAAATACTTTTTTTTAAATTCTGATACAGGTTTTGCAATAGGCAGGCAAGGAAAGATTTTCAGAACTACTAACAAAGGTCAGGATTGGCAAAATGTTTCACCATTTAACACATACAAATTTATAGATGCTTACTTAACCACTGATAGTATCCTGGTTTTATTCTCAAACACTGGAGAAATTGCTAAAAGCAGCGATTATGGTAACAGTTGGATCGCTCATTCACTGGGAAATTTTATATCCGATTTTTTCTCATATGTAGATTTCGTTAATGATTCAATATTCTATATAGTAGGAATAAATGGCAATATCTATAAAACAAATGATGCAGGAAATAGCTGGCAAAAATTGCGAAAAGGTTTAGAGATTTCTATACATGATATCAGCTTTATAAATAAGGATTCTGGTTGGATTTTAAGTAGTGTAGGGGAAATATTCAAAACAACTGATGGTGGTAGCAATTGGATAAGGCAAATTTCCGACAGCAGTTATCTTGCACTTAATAAATTATTTATTGTGGATGAAAATATTGGTTATGCTGTTGGACAAAAAATATTGAAGACTACCAATAGTGGAAATGATTGGACTAATATTTATGAGGATGGCAAGATTTATTATACTTGCTTTTTCTTAGACAGTGCAAAAGGATTGGTCGCAGGTCAGTATGGAAAAATCCTCATAACCACTAACGGTGGAAATAATTTTATAACTATTAACGATTCTGGTGGAAGTCCTTTAGTATCTATGTTTTTTGTCAATGAAAATGTCGGTTTTATAGGTGGATTAGGTACACTATTAAAAACAACTGATGGTGGCTTTAACTGGATTAATATTCAGGTGAGTGATAATTATATAAATGGTATTTTTTTCTGGGATGCTAGTAATGGTTGTATTGTTTCTATGGATAAAATTTACAAAACTAATGATGGTGGTCATACTTGGGTTAATACCTATACAGACTCGATATCAGACTGGTTTATGGACATTGAGTTCATGGATGAACAAGTTGGAATTGCCGTTTCAACCGGAGGTAATATTCTAACTTCCAACGATGGTGGCACATCTTGGATAGCAAACAAATATGTTACTAATAATCTTTCAGCCATGTGCTCTAGTCAAGATTCTTTGGTTTGGATTTGTGGCCCTGGAGGTAAAATTCTTTTTTCAACAATCAATCAAATAACATCTGTTGAAAAAGATAGTATAAATTATAATTTATCGTCTTATAAATTATTCCAAAATTATCCAAATCCTTTTAATCCCAGAACAACAATAACTTATGAGATTAATACTGCAGGATTTGTTAAACTCATTATATACGATCTACTGGGTAGAGAAATTAAAACTCTCATTAATGAAGAAAAAATGCCAGGGAAACATTCTATAGATTTTATTAGTGATAATCTGTCAAGTGGAGTTTATTTTTATCAATTAAGATTTAATAATTATATTGAAAATAGAAAAATGATGCTTCTCAAATAA
- the hydE gene encoding [FeFe] hydrogenase H-cluster radical SAM maturase HydE: protein MKREIYIAEGKSLYDVLSKPELDKKDIVYLLSLNDETEISQLFRKADSVRKEFCGDDVHLRGIIEFSNYCEQDCIYCGLRKSNKHLERYRMSIDEIIETARKIFSAGIKTVVLQSGEDFYYCKEDITRIIKSIKDNCDVAITLSLGERSFEEYNEWKSAEADRYLLKHETANEKLYSALHSHQKLEERLAHLKYLKSIGFQAGSGNIIGLPGQTIEDIADDILLCEEIDCDMCSFSPFIPSPETPMKNIPPADLNLTLKTMAVARIVLKNVHIPATTALSTLTPEGRKLGLNVGANVIMPNFTPDEYKDKYRIYANKKTYDPIEYVSELRQMIHSMGRKVGEDKGHSFKK, encoded by the coding sequence ATGAAACGGGAAATTTACATAGCTGAAGGCAAAAGTCTTTATGATGTTCTGAGTAAACCGGAATTGGATAAAAAAGATATTGTTTATCTTCTGAGTTTAAATGATGAAACAGAGATTTCTCAACTTTTTAGAAAAGCTGATTCGGTAAGAAAAGAATTCTGTGGTGATGATGTTCATCTTCGAGGAATAATTGAATTTTCAAATTATTGTGAACAGGATTGCATTTATTGCGGACTGAGGAAAAGCAATAAGCATTTAGAACGATACCGTATGAGTATTGATGAGATTATTGAAACAGCCAGGAAAATTTTTTCTGCTGGAATTAAAACTGTCGTTCTTCAATCGGGAGAGGATTTTTATTACTGCAAAGAAGATATTACAAGAATCATTAAAAGCATTAAAGATAATTGCGATGTTGCAATAACTTTAAGCTTAGGCGAAAGAAGTTTTGAAGAATATAATGAATGGAAATCTGCCGAAGCTGACCGATATTTACTTAAACACGAAACAGCCAATGAAAAATTATATTCGGCATTACATTCACATCAGAAACTTGAAGAACGTTTAGCTCACTTAAAATATCTGAAATCAATCGGATTTCAGGCGGGCAGCGGAAACATTATCGGTTTGCCCGGTCAAACAATTGAAGATATTGCGGATGATATTCTTCTTTGCGAAGAAATCGATTGTGATATGTGTTCATTCAGTCCGTTTATTCCATCACCTGAAACTCCGATGAAAAATATTCCTCCGGCAGATTTAAACTTAACATTAAAGACAATGGCAGTAGCGAGAATTGTTTTAAAAAATGTTCACATTCCAGCAACAACAGCTCTTTCAACACTCACTCCTGAAGGCAGAAAATTAGGATTAAACGTTGGTGCTAATGTAATAATGCCAAACTTCACTCCTGATGAATACAAAGACAAATACAGAATTTACGCTAACAAAAAAACCTACGACCCTATTGAATACGTATCAGAACTAAGACAAATGATTCATTCGATGGGAAGAAAAGTTGGTGAAGATAAAGGACATAGTTTTAAAAAATAA
- the hydG gene encoding [FeFe] hydrogenase H-cluster radical SAM maturase HydG, translated as MEFINESYINSLLEDEKLNDKNLQREIIQKASDAKGLTLRESAALLNISDPELLDELFHKAKEVKEKIYGNRLVLFAPLYVTNLCVNNCLYCAFRKDNKELKRRTLTVDEIEEEARYLVLTGQKRILLVAGEHPKKASMEFLGEAISRIYSININGNNIRRLNVNTAPLTLNDFKLLKSFGIGTYQCFQETYHYKTYKEMHPSGPKSDFAWRLYAMDRALQAGIDDVGIGALFGLTDHRFETLALLMHAADLDFKYGIGPHTISIPRLEPALNAPAAMNPPHAVDDLSFKKIVAVIRLSVPYTGIILSTRERPELRRELFEVGVSQISAGSRTAPGAYKESQESLDEHELEQFQLGDHRSLDEVVKDITSLGYMPSFCTACYRSNRTGDRFMELAKTGNIGKICVPNAMATFEEYLNDFASEETRMIGKHFIDNELRKLSGATKRRTEEMIQKVDAGERDVYL; from the coding sequence ATGGAGTTTATAAACGAATCATATATCAATTCTCTATTAGAAGATGAAAAACTGAACGATAAAAATCTTCAGCGCGAAATAATTCAGAAAGCATCAGATGCTAAAGGATTAACATTAAGAGAGAGCGCTGCGTTACTGAATATTTCTGACCCCGAGCTTTTAGATGAACTTTTTCACAAAGCAAAAGAAGTAAAAGAAAAAATCTATGGAAACAGACTTGTTCTTTTCGCACCACTTTATGTAACTAACCTTTGTGTAAATAATTGTCTTTACTGTGCATTCAGAAAGGATAATAAAGAATTAAAGAGACGAACATTAACTGTTGATGAGATTGAAGAAGAAGCAAGATACCTCGTTCTTACAGGACAGAAAAGAATTCTGCTTGTTGCTGGCGAGCATCCTAAAAAAGCAAGTATGGAATTTTTAGGTGAAGCTATATCAAGAATTTATAGTATAAACATCAACGGAAATAATATCAGACGGCTTAATGTTAATACTGCACCGCTTACTTTGAACGATTTTAAATTACTAAAAAGTTTCGGAATTGGAACTTATCAGTGTTTTCAGGAAACATATCATTATAAAACTTATAAAGAAATGCATCCGTCCGGACCGAAATCAGACTTCGCATGGAGACTTTATGCGATGGACAGAGCACTTCAGGCAGGAATTGATGATGTTGGAATCGGTGCTTTATTCGGATTAACTGACCATCGTTTCGAAACCCTGGCTCTTCTAATGCACGCTGCCGACTTAGATTTTAAATATGGAATTGGCCCGCATACAATTTCAATTCCACGACTTGAACCAGCACTTAATGCGCCTGCAGCAATGAATCCACCTCACGCAGTTGACGATTTATCTTTTAAAAAAATTGTTGCTGTTATCAGACTTTCGGTTCCATATACTGGAATTATTCTCTCTACACGCGAAAGACCTGAACTTCGTCGTGAATTGTTTGAAGTTGGTGTTTCTCAAATAAGTGCCGGAAGCAGAACTGCTCCGGGTGCTTATAAAGAATCCCAGGAAAGTCTTGATGAACATGAACTTGAGCAATTCCAGCTTGGTGATCACAGAAGTCTTGATGAAGTTGTGAAGGATATAACTTCACTTGGTTATATGCCAAGTTTCTGCACCGCTTGTTATCGCTCAAACAGAACCGGCGACAGATTTATGGAACTTGCAAAAACCGGAAACATAGGAAAGATATGCGTTCCAAATGCTATGGCAACTTTTGAAGAGTATCTTAATGATTTCGCTTCTGAAGAAACAAGAATGATTGGGAAACATTTTATTGATAATGAACTTAGAAAACTTTCCGGTGCAACAAAAAGAAGAACAGAAGAAATGATTCAAAAAGTTGATGCCGGTGAAAGAGATGTGTATCTATAA
- a CDS encoding aspartate ammonia-lyase — protein MRTENDIFGSVQLLDKLLYGIHTYRAIHNFPSSGERINPHLIKAYLQVKLAAAETNYKVGLLQLNKYKFIVEAIDRLIDETNDAIEGKSLLIYDKIVVDPYQGGAGTSLNMNINEVIANTAIALSGRNYGEYYFIHPIDDVNLSQSTNDTFPTAFKIASINLLRELTDAFAFLQIELQKKEKEFSGVIKLARTQLQDAVPISLGQEFGAFAQAIARDRWRLYNGEERLRSVNLGGTAVGNSINAHRDYVLNVCSELKKITGLPIAKSEDLIDSTQNIDVFVEAHGLVKAGATSLIKICNDLRLLSSGPLGGIGEIILPEMQAGSSIMPGKVNPVILENTIQIAELVKGHDIVITNLVGSGNLELNAFLPAISHLFLKSLTLMKVALYNLTEKCIKGIKANKVRCRENLLRSSALAAILVNEFGYDKISEWVKEAYKNNVAFISFLKEKNLIDEQKLSEIINREIGVNIE, from the coding sequence ATGAGAACAGAAAATGACATATTTGGTTCAGTTCAATTACTAGATAAATTATTGTATGGAATTCATACTTACAGAGCGATTCATAACTTCCCGTCAAGCGGTGAAAGAATAAATCCACATTTAATTAAAGCTTATCTGCAGGTCAAACTTGCTGCCGCAGAGACAAATTATAAAGTTGGACTTCTTCAACTAAACAAATATAAATTCATCGTTGAAGCTATTGACAGATTAATCGACGAGACAAATGATGCTATTGAAGGAAAGTCTCTTCTTATTTACGACAAGATTGTTGTTGATCCTTATCAGGGCGGTGCGGGAACTTCGCTTAATATGAATATTAATGAAGTTATTGCTAATACTGCAATCGCTCTTTCCGGAAGAAATTACGGGGAATATTATTTTATTCATCCCATCGATGATGTTAATCTTTCTCAATCTACTAATGATACTTTCCCGACTGCTTTCAAGATTGCTTCAATTAATCTTTTGAGAGAGTTGACTGATGCATTTGCTTTTCTCCAGATAGAATTACAAAAGAAGGAAAAAGAATTTAGCGGAGTAATTAAGCTTGCACGAACTCAATTACAGGATGCAGTTCCAATTAGTTTGGGACAGGAGTTTGGTGCTTTTGCTCAGGCAATTGCCAGAGACAGATGGAGATTATATAATGGTGAAGAAAGACTTCGTTCGGTAAATCTTGGCGGAACTGCAGTTGGTAATTCAATAAATGCACACAGAGATTATGTTCTTAATGTTTGTTCAGAACTTAAAAAAATTACAGGATTACCAATTGCTAAATCTGAAGATTTAATTGATTCAACTCAGAACATTGATGTTTTCGTTGAGGCACACGGACTTGTAAAAGCAGGAGCAACATCTCTGATAAAAATTTGTAATGATCTTCGTTTACTTTCAAGTGGACCCTTAGGCGGGATTGGCGAAATTATTTTACCCGAAATGCAAGCAGGATCTTCAATAATGCCGGGTAAAGTAAATCCGGTAATTCTGGAAAATACAATCCAGATTGCAGAACTTGTAAAAGGTCACGATATTGTAATTACCAATCTTGTTGGAAGTGGAAATTTAGAACTGAATGCATTTCTGCCGGCAATATCTCATTTATTTCTTAAATCTTTAACTCTTATGAAAGTTGCTTTGTACAATTTAACAGAAAAATGTATTAAAGGCATCAAGGCAAACAAAGTTAGATGCAGAGAAAATTTGTTAAGATCTTCTGCTTTAGCAGCAATTCTAGTTAATGAATTTGGTTATGATAAAATTTCTGAATGGGTAAAAGAAGCTTATAAAAATAATGTTGCTTTTATTTCTTTTTTGAAAGAAAAAAATCTTATTGATGAACAAAAATTAAGTGAAATAATTAATCGTGAAATAGGTGTAAACATTGAGTAA
- the hydF gene encoding [FeFe] hydrogenase H-cluster maturation GTPase HydF — MSKVAEANRPHIAIVGRRNVGKSSLVNALLGQDLSIVSDVPGTTTDPVKKAFELLPYGPVVLVDTAGIDDEGELGQKRISKTIKILSQSDFALVVLDAREQLQSKELELLAYLDKISVNYIVAINKIEYGVNPQLLNELKELRITHFEVSCKEKVGIDELKRKMIRMLPAEIEPPLISDIVSQGDVVVMVVPIDLGAPKGRLILPQVQTIREALDEDTIVIVCKDKELRSTLDNLKNYPDLVITDSQAVMRVAADVPEKVKLTTFSILMARHKGDLPTFVRGLKRVEELENGDKVLIAEACTHHAQADDIGTVKIPRWLRNHTKKDLQIDIAHGADYPENLSDYKLIIHCGGCMLTRRAMLTRMNEAKLLDVPIVNYGVLISYMHGAIPRALRPFEEAITEWERLKVNPK; from the coding sequence TTGAGTAAAGTAGCAGAAGCAAATCGTCCCCATATAGCAATTGTCGGAAGAAGAAATGTAGGTAAATCTTCTTTAGTAAATGCTCTTCTTGGTCAGGACTTGTCAATAGTATCTGATGTTCCAGGTACAACAACCGACCCTGTCAAAAAAGCATTCGAGCTTTTACCTTACGGACCAGTTGTGTTAGTTGATACCGCCGGAATTGACGACGAAGGTGAACTCGGTCAAAAGAGAATAAGTAAGACTATTAAAATCCTTTCACAATCTGATTTTGCACTTGTCGTTCTCGATGCACGAGAACAATTACAAAGTAAAGAGTTGGAATTGTTAGCGTATCTTGATAAAATTTCTGTCAACTACATAGTTGCAATAAATAAAATTGAATATGGAGTTAATCCACAGTTACTTAATGAACTCAAGGAACTTCGCATTACCCACTTTGAAGTTTCATGCAAAGAGAAAGTTGGAATTGATGAATTAAAAAGAAAAATGATTCGGATGCTTCCTGCTGAAATTGAACCACCACTAATAAGTGATATTGTTTCGCAAGGTGATGTCGTTGTAATGGTTGTTCCAATTGATTTGGGCGCACCAAAAGGAAGATTGATTTTACCTCAGGTACAAACTATTCGTGAAGCACTTGATGAAGACACAATAGTAATTGTTTGTAAGGATAAAGAACTCCGTTCAACACTTGATAATCTGAAAAACTATCCTGATTTGGTTATTACCGATAGCCAGGCAGTAATGAGGGTTGCGGCAGATGTTCCGGAAAAAGTAAAGCTTACTACATTTTCAATTTTAATGGCGCGGCATAAAGGTGATCTTCCGACCTTTGTGAGAGGATTAAAAAGAGTTGAAGAACTTGAGAATGGTGATAAAGTTTTAATAGCAGAAGCTTGCACACATCACGCTCAGGCAGATGATATCGGTACTGTTAAAATTCCAAGATGGCTACGAAATCATACGAAAAAGGATTTGCAGATTGATATTGCGCACGGTGCTGATTATCCTGAAAATCTTTCCGATTATAAACTAATTATTCATTGCGGCGGATGCATGCTCACAAGACGAGCAATGTTAACCAGAATGAATGAAGCAAAACTTTTAGATGTACCAATAGTTAATTACGGTGTTCTTATTTCATATATGCACGGAGCAATTCCTCGTGCACTTCGTCCATTTGAAGAAGCAATTACCGAGTGGGAGAGACTGAAAGTTAATCCCAAATAA
- a CDS encoding HAD family hydrolase: MKIYFLSNYSIELLFDSFKKKLNNNSIDFEIIYPGFNQYLTEILDSNSKLYQSKPEIVFLSVDINYYLTSHIDIKNNPPISEQAKNQIDQLFDSIKAVAKKLPTSMIFIDNFFLDSSLSFGTLEYNYFGLESFINQLNNRLLDLTTIFRNIRIVNVNGLINKHGQKNIFDYRLYYLAKFRWNKKGIEEFTNLYLSHLKAYLGIRKKCIALDLDNTLWGGIIGQDGIENIRLSLDGAGKAFYDFQLALLNYFKQGIILSICSKNSENAVQEVFDKHPYMVLKPEHFAIKKINWNNKAENLIETAEELNIGLDSIVFLDDSKFERELIKQQLPQVEVPELPEDPSLYTSFLRELDYFNFHQLTDDDFKRNETYRLNSERKKLENSFNDIKDYLRSLQMKVLIKEIDDFTFPRIVQLIQKTNQFNTTTKRYTESEISQMRNSDKWKIYSFSVSDKFGDNGIVGVFILEFNTNKSEVFIDSFIMSCRVIGREIENVILYYIINLGKKNNINKISAQIIPTSKNEPCRDVYKKFGFKQENENKWLLNISDKEFELPDYFELTSL, from the coding sequence TTGAAAATTTATTTCTTATCAAATTACTCGATTGAATTATTATTCGATTCATTCAAAAAAAAATTAAATAACAATTCAATTGATTTTGAAATTATTTATCCCGGATTTAATCAATATCTGACTGAAATTTTAGACTCTAATTCGAAGTTGTATCAAAGCAAACCGGAAATTGTTTTTTTAAGTGTTGATATAAACTATTATTTGACCTCACACATTGATATAAAAAACAATCCGCCAATCTCTGAACAAGCTAAAAATCAGATTGATCAGCTATTCGATTCAATCAAAGCAGTTGCAAAAAAACTTCCCACTTCCATGATTTTTATTGATAACTTTTTTCTCGATTCATCTCTCAGCTTTGGTACGCTTGAATATAATTATTTCGGTTTGGAATCTTTTATCAATCAACTGAATAACAGACTTTTGGATTTAACCACAATTTTCAGAAACATCCGAATTGTAAATGTGAATGGGTTGATTAACAAGCATGGTCAGAAAAATATATTTGATTACAGATTATATTATCTGGCAAAGTTCAGGTGGAATAAAAAAGGTATTGAAGAATTTACGAATCTTTATTTATCACATCTAAAAGCCTATTTAGGAATTCGTAAAAAGTGCATTGCACTTGATTTAGACAATACTTTATGGGGCGGAATTATCGGACAAGACGGAATAGAAAACATCCGGTTAAGTTTAGATGGTGCTGGGAAAGCGTTCTACGATTTTCAACTTGCATTGTTAAATTACTTTAAACAGGGAATCATTCTAAGTATTTGTAGTAAAAATTCAGAAAATGCGGTTCAGGAAGTGTTTGATAAACATCCATATATGGTTTTGAAACCCGAACATTTTGCAATAAAAAAAATTAATTGGAACAACAAAGCTGAAAATTTAATTGAAACTGCTGAAGAACTTAATATCGGTTTAGATAGTATTGTTTTTCTTGATGATTCAAAATTCGAAAGAGAATTAATCAAGCAACAACTGCCTCAGGTTGAAGTTCCCGAATTGCCGGAAGACCCTTCGCTCTATACTAGTTTCCTCAGAGAACTTGATTATTTTAATTTTCATCAACTCACTGATGATGACTTTAAAAGAAATGAAACATACCGATTAAACTCAGAACGAAAAAAACTCGAAAACTCGTTCAATGATATCAAAGACTATCTCCGCTCCCTTCAAATGAAAGTTTTAATAAAAGAAATTGACGATTTTACCTTCCCGAGAATTGTTCAATTAATTCAAAAAACAAATCAATTTAACACTACGACTAAGCGTTACACCGAATCAGAAATTAGTCAAATGCGAAATTCTGACAAGTGGAAAATCTATTCTTTTTCTGTTTCCGATAAATTCGGAGATAATGGAATTGTTGGAGTTTTTATTCTTGAGTTCAATACTAATAAATCCGAAGTTTTTATTGATTCATTTATTATGAGTTGCAGAGTCATAGGACGGGAGATTGAAAACGTGATTTTATATTACATCATTAACCTTGGGAAGAAAAACAATATTAACAAAATTTCTGCTCAGATTATTCCGACATCTAAAAATGAACCTTGCAGAGATGTTTATAAAAAGTTTGGCTTTAAACAAGAAAATGAAAATAAATGGTTATTAAACATTTCAGATAAAGAATTTGAATTGCCCGATTATTTTGAACTGACCTCTTTATAA
- a CDS encoding acyl carrier protein, with amino-acid sequence MSEFELKEETQANQVPGWDSLKNFTIILSIEEEFGVKFLTEEILSIKNVGDLQKLLESKISNN; translated from the coding sequence TTGTCAGAATTCGAATTGAAAGAAGAAACTCAGGCAAATCAAGTCCCCGGTTGGGATTCTTTAAAAAATTTTACAATAATCTTAAGTATTGAAGAAGAATTCGGAGTTAAATTTTTAACAGAAGAAATTCTATCGATTAAAAATGTCGGAGATTTACAGAAATTACTTGAATCAAAGATTAGTAATAACTAA
- a CDS encoding VOC family protein encodes MNFKFHHIGIVVNSIEQYEKQMLPNKKVREVIDKIQNSKLALYENFNESYIELIEPLNENSTSFNSLKKFGNHLNHLCYKVGPFSELENFMRDRKWIKVFGPVPAALFENQKVVFYLNRNSQLIEFIISE; translated from the coding sequence ATGAATTTCAAATTTCATCATATCGGTATAGTAGTAAACTCAATTGAGCAATATGAAAAACAAATGCTTCCGAACAAAAAGGTCAGGGAAGTAATAGATAAAATTCAGAACTCGAAACTTGCCTTATATGAAAACTTTAATGAATCATATATTGAGCTTATTGAACCGTTAAATGAAAATTCAACATCCTTCAATTCGCTCAAAAAATTCGGAAATCATCTAAATCATCTATGCTATAAGGTTGGACCATTCTCAGAACTTGAAAATTTTATGAGAGACAGGAAATGGATAAAAGTTTTTGGTCCCGTTCCCGCCGCTTTATTTGAAAATCAAAAAGTAGTTTTTTACCTCAATCGAAATTCACAACTTATAGAATTTATCATATCTGAATAA
- the nuoE gene encoding NADH-quinone oxidoreductase subunit NuoE codes for MHKQIFESYQPLDRSSLIPLLQDIQNIYGYLPENALRDISDFVGVPLSRVYGVATFYNQFRLTPLGENIIRVCRGTACHVKNSANILYALESELGIKAGETTRDKQFTIEVVNCIGACSIAPVILVNDDYHGRITVKDIPKILKKYQTAPASKKPEKAEVAE; via the coding sequence ATGCACAAACAAATTTTTGAATCATATCAACCGCTTGACAGAAGTAGTCTGATTCCGCTTCTTCAGGATATTCAGAATATTTATGGCTATTTACCTGAAAACGCATTAAGAGATATTTCAGACTTTGTTGGAGTTCCTTTAAGCAGAGTTTACGGAGTTGCAACTTTTTACAATCAGTTCAGATTAACTCCATTAGGGGAAAACATTATTCGTGTCTGCAGAGGAACTGCATGTCATGTTAAAAACTCAGCAAATATTCTTTATGCACTTGAGAGCGAACTCGGAATTAAAGCAGGAGAAACTACCCGCGATAAGCAATTCACAATCGAAGTTGTTAATTGTATCGGTGCTTGCTCAATCGCACCTGTAATTCTGGTTAATGATGATTATCACGGAAGGATAACCGTTAAAGACATTCCAAAAATTTTAAAGAAATATCAAACTGCACCGGCAAGTAAAAAGCCCGAGAAAGCAGAGGTGGCAGAATGA